In Saccharicrinis fermentans DSM 9555 = JCM 21142, a genomic segment contains:
- the cas4 gene encoding CRISPR-associated protein Cas4: MDITGTHFNYYMVCHRKLWLFANNIQMEHSSDLVFEGKLIHETSYQQRSATYEEVAIDGIKVDYFDTKNKVIHEIKKSSKLLDSHAWQVKYYIYVMELNGMEGVTGVLEYPKERKTEEVFLSMPDRERIKELLVEIDKVIHSDKCPGVIHKPKCKKCSYYDFCYSAESEG; the protein is encoded by the coding sequence ATGGACATCACTGGAACTCATTTTAATTATTACATGGTTTGTCATCGGAAATTGTGGCTGTTTGCAAATAATATTCAAATGGAACATTCGTCGGATCTTGTTTTTGAAGGCAAATTGATTCATGAAACCAGTTATCAACAACGAAGCGCTACATACGAAGAAGTTGCGATAGATGGTATTAAGGTGGATTATTTTGATACGAAAAATAAGGTAATACATGAGATTAAAAAGTCTAGTAAACTATTGGATTCTCATGCCTGGCAGGTGAAATACTATATCTATGTTATGGAATTAAACGGAATGGAAGGTGTAACAGGCGTACTTGAATATCCGAAAGAACGAAAGACAGAAGAGGTGTTTTTAAGCATGCCCGATAGGGAGCGAATAAAGGAATTGTTGGTGGAGATTGACAAAGTTATACATTCAGATAAATGTCCGGGGGTGATCCATAAACCCAAATGTAAAAAATGTTCCTACTATGATTTTTGTTATAGTGCTGAAAGTGAAGGATAA
- the cas7p gene encoding type I-PGING CRISPR-associated protein Cas7/Csp1: MIIKGILVSVLAPFENHIANGGEKLLGNASSIKRRPDGKVYVSGQMQRHVLFSAIKRLNEADENKGTTFVSNGDGITNQIENDLRADMGGFMHPSKGDYSGRRTAPLSVTPAVAMDKSEVGRDLLVRVKMDQSDDSKDQALATKEFSEYDLMHMNFFLDVSGLSISKAFTYENSFNIATNYFKHANDDERMRRVKLYLQGTRYMNDYASQARNAVSGEPQKVLIVFDPLLGRKASRYFTASELEQKNILAELDAKNAMYFLGDDQSEYSVHQAYSEALEFLNQENNILFDPSGNAKVQTFSKAFGNE, translated from the coding sequence ATGATAATCAAAGGAATTTTAGTGTCAGTTTTAGCACCATTTGAAAACCATATAGCAAATGGAGGAGAAAAATTATTAGGTAATGCATCATCTATCAAACGTCGTCCTGATGGGAAAGTATATGTTTCGGGGCAAATGCAACGTCATGTATTATTTTCTGCAATTAAGCGATTAAATGAGGCTGACGAAAATAAGGGAACGACTTTCGTATCCAATGGTGATGGAATTACCAACCAAATCGAAAATGATTTGCGTGCCGATATGGGAGGTTTTATGCACCCATCAAAAGGCGATTATTCAGGAAGGAGAACTGCACCTTTATCAGTTACCCCTGCTGTTGCAATGGATAAAAGTGAGGTGGGTCGTGATTTATTGGTGCGAGTTAAAATGGATCAATCTGATGATTCAAAAGACCAGGCATTGGCAACAAAAGAATTCAGCGAGTACGATTTAATGCATATGAATTTCTTTTTAGATGTTAGTGGTTTAAGCATCTCAAAAGCTTTTACTTACGAGAACAGTTTTAACATAGCGACAAACTATTTCAAACACGCCAACGATGATGAACGAATGCGCAGGGTAAAACTATATCTTCAAGGAACCAGATATATGAACGACTATGCAAGTCAAGCGCGAAATGCAGTTAGTGGGGAGCCTCAAAAAGTATTAATTGTTTTTGATCCTTTATTAGGAAGGAAAGCGAGTCGATATTTTACAGCATCAGAACTGGAACAAAAAAATATACTTGCTGAATTGGACGCAAAAAATGCTATGTATTTTTTAGGTGACGACCAGTCGGAGTATAGTGTACACCAAGCATATTCTGAAGCTTTGGAGTTTTTGAATCAAGAGAACAACATCTTGTTTGATCCGTCAGGTAATGCTAAAGTTCAAACATTTTCCAAGGCTTTTGGTAATGAATAA
- a CDS encoding toxin-antitoxin system YwqK family antitoxin: MSHLLRFFSCFLISSIIIGNCASINILGQSNKEYLNKIDEAGMKQGYWEIKKDDRVVEEGNYVNNKKHGIWKAYYENRKLKHEITFVNGEAQGPAHFYYENGKLRESGNWQKDHWEGSYQYYYESGTISYDWFYNDNGKRQGEQRYFHANGQVMYQGQWENGNTEGALKVYDENGQLIQEKFYNNGTLSQIERPTTHKPRHSTAKFTETGFHTIINMDGQIDKKGFFVKGKLYNGEKHHYDKEGHLTSITHYKNGEVVEAKDLERMRDQ, translated from the coding sequence ATGTCTCATTTATTAAGATTTTTTAGCTGCTTTTTGATATCATCCATCATCATAGGAAACTGTGCATCAATAAATATACTGGGGCAGAGTAACAAAGAGTATCTAAACAAGATAGATGAAGCCGGCATGAAACAAGGCTATTGGGAAATTAAAAAGGATGACCGTGTTGTGGAAGAAGGCAACTATGTCAACAATAAGAAACATGGCATTTGGAAAGCCTATTACGAAAACCGCAAGTTGAAGCACGAGATTACCTTTGTCAATGGCGAAGCACAAGGGCCGGCTCACTTTTATTATGAAAACGGTAAGCTACGTGAATCAGGAAACTGGCAGAAGGATCATTGGGAAGGAAGCTATCAATACTATTACGAATCGGGTACCATATCCTACGATTGGTTTTACAACGACAATGGTAAGCGACAAGGAGAGCAGCGTTACTTCCATGCCAATGGACAAGTCATGTACCAAGGCCAATGGGAAAATGGAAATACAGAAGGCGCCCTGAAAGTATATGATGAGAATGGCCAATTGATACAGGAAAAATTTTACAATAATGGCACCTTGTCACAGATAGAGAGGCCTACCACACATAAACCTCGCCATAGCACGGCTAAGTTTACAGAAACTGGCTTTCACACCATCATAAATATGGATGGACAGATTGATAAGAAAGGCTTTTTTGTAAAGGGTAAATTATATAATGGAGAAAAACACCACTATGATAAAGAAGGTCACTTAACATCTATTACCCATTATAAGAACGGCGAGGTTGTGGAAGCAAAAGACCTAGAACGAATGAGGGATCAATGA
- the cas8c gene encoding type I-PGING CRISPR-associated protein Cas8c/Csp2 translates to MKNLHPFSRYGLALIMETYCISDGNAISKKHISETIELSRSKFRLKPAKTIEGNNSVLYDFCADEKGNPKKGVFLSPNVISSDKLAKNIFKASSELLNELNKDKAPIKKEAKMATTPIAGEYLSFSTNGGIGRGKPKIDIEELGYNILTTLTHCKPCLQYRIDKKGMPELYNCCIIPDLSLKDTIQFIKLFKKLQISQASANLMIGNVLKNESGKGEKLKVTYEAKRPLIFKGNFPNPPRSSALGSIALLGAIGEFAKQAEVSDLAQSVLDSLKGATIYMIKYGDAQTFTYNHHVIDLAKGGNLRKMVDAVYYSKLYNQGRRTATNTEYQKFDLFSSRFLQLFNAPAFQDFLAFRAEYSHELELLFKTYFIKMENIKPEIVTSVRFLGKWLNNVAYHAAKREIKEGSPNYHEKIREQKAKVLIELESAAFAAKSGDALVAQVVTRAGRLSGMDAPSESDVFMEATMNGELKLSQAQNLIIAFSRLKSNKASENESVAQNENEGKEELDIV, encoded by the coding sequence ATGAAGAATTTACATCCATTTAGTAGGTATGGTTTAGCATTAATTATGGAAACATATTGTATTTCTGACGGTAACGCTATCAGTAAAAAACACATCTCTGAAACGATAGAACTATCCAGATCTAAATTCCGATTAAAACCGGCGAAAACCATTGAAGGAAATAATTCAGTTTTGTACGATTTCTGTGCCGATGAAAAAGGAAACCCTAAAAAAGGAGTTTTTCTTTCTCCAAACGTTATCTCTTCAGATAAACTAGCAAAAAATATTTTTAAAGCTTCGTCTGAATTATTAAATGAACTAAACAAAGATAAAGCTCCAATAAAGAAAGAAGCAAAAATGGCAACTACACCTATCGCAGGAGAATATCTGTCATTTTCAACAAATGGAGGAATTGGAAGAGGAAAACCTAAAATTGATATAGAAGAACTAGGCTATAATATATTAACAACATTAACCCATTGCAAGCCCTGTTTGCAATATAGGATTGATAAAAAAGGGATGCCTGAGTTGTATAACTGTTGCATTATTCCTGATTTGTCTTTAAAAGATACAATTCAGTTTATCAAACTTTTTAAGAAACTACAGATTTCACAAGCAAGTGCAAATCTTATGATTGGTAATGTATTAAAAAATGAATCAGGGAAGGGAGAAAAGCTTAAAGTCACGTATGAAGCCAAACGCCCATTAATATTTAAAGGCAATTTCCCAAATCCCCCACGAAGCAGTGCTCTCGGGAGTATCGCATTGCTGGGAGCGATAGGTGAATTTGCTAAACAAGCTGAAGTCTCGGATTTAGCACAAAGCGTATTAGATAGTTTAAAGGGAGCTACTATTTACATGATTAAATATGGAGATGCACAAACCTTTACCTACAACCATCATGTAATTGATTTAGCAAAAGGAGGAAATCTCAGAAAAATGGTTGATGCTGTTTACTATTCAAAACTGTACAATCAAGGTAGACGAACGGCAACCAATACTGAATATCAAAAATTCGACCTATTCAGTAGTCGTTTTTTGCAATTGTTTAATGCACCAGCCTTTCAAGATTTTCTGGCCTTTAGGGCAGAATACTCACACGAATTAGAATTATTATTTAAAACATATTTCATCAAGATGGAAAATATTAAACCGGAAATTGTCACTTCTGTCAGATTTTTGGGCAAGTGGCTAAACAATGTTGCATATCATGCAGCAAAGAGAGAAATCAAAGAAGGTTCTCCGAATTATCATGAGAAGATTCGAGAACAGAAAGCAAAAGTGCTTATCGAATTAGAAAGTGCTGCGTTCGCCGCCAAATCAGGTGATGCACTAGTAGCGCAAGTTGTAACTAGAGCAGGCAGATTATCTGGTATGGATGCTCCTAGCGAATCTGATGTTTTTATGGAAGCAACTATGAATGGAGAGTTAAAATTATCGCAAGCACAAAACCTAATTATTGCCTTTTCAAGACTAAAAAGCAACAAGGCTTCAGAAAATGAAAGTGTAGCGCAAAATGAGAATGAGGGAAAAGAAGAATTAGACATAGTATAA
- a CDS encoding Sec-independent protein translocase subunit TatA/TatB, translating to MELNAIYIGGFMGGYEWILIIIAIVLLFGGRKIPELMKGLGQGMKEFKNARNESQNDKAERDINSDDKK from the coding sequence ATGGAATTAAATGCAATATATATAGGTGGCTTCATGGGAGGTTACGAATGGATTTTAATTATTATTGCTATTGTGCTTTTATTTGGTGGTCGTAAAATACCAGAGCTGATGAAAGGACTGGGACAGGGGATGAAGGAATTTAAAAATGCCCGTAACGAAAGTCAAAATGATAAAGCTGAAAGAGATATAAATTCTGACGATAAAAAGTAA
- a CDS encoding transposase, translated as MANPKLPLEPDQFYHIYNRGINGCAIFKETTNYEHFLRLYDKYISPVAKTFAWVLMGNHFHLLVYITKPVGIEDLRPLDVKKRINQQFSNLFNAYTKAFNKRYKRTGSLFEHSFRRKRIDTKDYLRQVVLYIHNNPVHHNFCEHPIEYPWSSYLSCVSAQSTKLNRDAVIGWFDHQANFKLMHNKKLNFENFEKWLDL; from the coding sequence ATGGCGAATCCAAAATTACCTCTGGAGCCAGATCAGTTTTATCATATTTATAATCGTGGAATAAATGGTTGTGCCATATTTAAAGAAACAACTAATTATGAGCATTTTCTAAGATTGTATGATAAATATATTTCACCAGTGGCCAAAACGTTTGCCTGGGTATTGATGGGAAATCATTTCCATTTGTTGGTATACATTACAAAACCTGTGGGCATAGAAGATCTTCGTCCTTTGGATGTTAAAAAACGTATTAATCAACAATTCTCCAATCTTTTTAATGCTTATACAAAAGCATTCAATAAAAGATATAAACGTACAGGGAGTCTTTTTGAGCATAGTTTTCGACGAAAAAGAATTGATACTAAAGACTATTTAAGGCAAGTGGTATTGTATATACATAATAATCCCGTGCATCACAATTTTTGTGAGCATCCCATAGAGTATCCTTGGTCATCCTACTTGAGTTGCGTCTCGGCGCAGTCAACAAAGCTAAATCGAGATGCAGTAATAGGTTGGTTTGATCATCAAGCAAATTTTAAATTAATGCACAATAAAAAGCTTAATTTCGAAAATTTCGAAAAGTGGCTGGATTTGTAA
- the rseP gene encoding RIP metalloprotease RseP, whose amino-acid sequence MDIVIKAGQLLLSLSILVILHEFGHFFFAKLFKTRVEKFYLFFDPWFSLFKVKKGDTEYGIGWLPLGGYVKISGMIDESMDKEALKEEPKPYEFRSKPAYQRLLIMIGGVLVNFLLAFFIFWMVLFTWGESYIHVDDAKYGLTYHSMAHDIGLEEGDVVTAVDTFQVKSSSDIVSFILLEDATQLTVKRADSTFVLAIPENFGKNLLDQEVKSLAAIRMPFVVDSVLKGGNAYEAGMKSGDRVVAINGVDAEYYRQATKLLGDNKEKRVTLGLIRNGKRDSVRCLVSKKGTIGVYAEAPSSFFDVTYLKYGFWEALPAGIAKGINTLVGYVKQLKLVFSKEGVKQIGGFGAIGGLFPATWNWQAFWELTGFLSVILAFMNILPIPALDGGHVLFLLYEMVSGRKPSDKFLEYATIAGMVILFSLLIFANGNDIFRAFFK is encoded by the coding sequence ATGGATATTGTTATAAAAGCAGGGCAGTTATTATTAAGCCTTTCGATATTAGTTATTTTGCATGAGTTTGGACATTTCTTTTTTGCCAAGCTTTTTAAAACCAGGGTAGAGAAATTTTATCTGTTCTTTGATCCTTGGTTTTCTTTGTTTAAAGTAAAAAAAGGTGATACGGAATATGGTATTGGCTGGCTTCCGTTGGGTGGATATGTGAAAATATCCGGAATGATTGATGAATCAATGGACAAGGAAGCGCTGAAAGAGGAGCCTAAACCTTATGAGTTCCGTTCAAAACCGGCATACCAACGATTGCTGATCATGATTGGTGGGGTGTTGGTAAATTTTTTGTTGGCATTTTTTATCTTTTGGATGGTTCTTTTTACTTGGGGAGAATCATATATTCATGTAGATGATGCTAAATATGGGCTTACTTATCACTCAATGGCGCATGATATTGGACTGGAAGAGGGTGATGTGGTTACTGCCGTTGATACTTTTCAGGTGAAATCATCATCTGATATCGTGTCTTTTATTTTATTGGAAGATGCAACTCAGCTTACTGTAAAAAGAGCTGACTCTACATTTGTTTTAGCTATACCCGAGAATTTTGGAAAAAATCTGCTTGACCAGGAGGTGAAAAGCCTGGCGGCTATTCGTATGCCTTTTGTGGTAGATTCTGTGTTGAAAGGTGGAAATGCTTATGAAGCCGGAATGAAGTCGGGCGACAGAGTGGTGGCTATAAATGGTGTGGATGCCGAATACTATCGTCAAGCAACAAAGTTGCTGGGTGATAACAAAGAGAAAAGGGTGACATTGGGCCTGATCAGAAATGGTAAAAGGGATAGTGTGAGATGTTTGGTGTCTAAAAAAGGAACCATCGGGGTATATGCCGAAGCTCCTTCGAGCTTCTTTGATGTAACTTATTTGAAATATGGTTTCTGGGAGGCCTTGCCTGCTGGTATCGCTAAGGGTATTAATACCTTGGTGGGGTATGTGAAACAATTGAAATTAGTATTCTCTAAAGAAGGCGTGAAGCAAATAGGTGGGTTTGGTGCTATCGGTGGCTTGTTCCCTGCTACATGGAACTGGCAAGCATTCTGGGAATTGACAGGTTTTCTGTCGGTTATTCTGGCCTTTATGAATATCTTACCTATACCTGCATTGGACGGTGGACATGTGTTGTTCTTGTTGTATGAAATGGTATCGGGCCGTAAGCCTAGCGATAAGTTCTTGGAATATGCTACCATAGCAGGTATGGTTATATTGTTTAGTCTGCTCATCTTTGCGAATGGAAATGATATATTTAGAGCATTTTTTAAATAA
- the cas6 gene encoding CRISPR-associated endoribonuclease Cas6 produces the protein MRFELTLNRTTKQRMLPMDYQYYISAWIYKVLKQADADFANFLHNKGYGKGDSDTKLYKLFCFSRLNFGKPKMWKEKKLFEISTHEIKLQISFDVNEVACNFIKGLFMAQEFYLGDKFNGIDFTVANVAALSEPEFTETMRYRLQTPWVVSYQKENDKYPSYLSPKDELFEGLSMKHLIEKYNNTHHDLFIEPDQIKVKRLNDFKRSGFVIKPDTPQQSRIVGNLFDFELYAPVDVHKMIWNAGVSEKSSSGFGWVEVSTDYMTSSK, from the coding sequence ATGAGATTTGAATTAACACTTAACCGCACCACAAAGCAACGAATGTTACCCATGGATTATCAATATTATATCAGTGCCTGGATATATAAAGTCCTGAAACAAGCGGATGCTGACTTTGCTAATTTTTTACATAACAAAGGCTATGGAAAAGGTGATAGCGATACAAAACTCTACAAACTATTCTGTTTTTCGAGGTTGAATTTTGGAAAACCCAAAATGTGGAAGGAGAAAAAATTATTTGAAATATCAACGCACGAAATAAAATTGCAGATTTCATTCGATGTAAATGAAGTGGCCTGCAACTTTATAAAAGGATTATTTATGGCACAGGAATTTTACTTAGGCGATAAATTCAATGGAATTGATTTTACAGTTGCCAATGTAGCTGCACTGTCCGAACCTGAATTTACCGAAACAATGCGCTACCGCTTGCAAACGCCTTGGGTAGTCAGCTATCAAAAAGAAAATGATAAATACCCCAGCTATTTATCGCCGAAAGATGAGTTATTCGAGGGACTGTCTATGAAGCATTTAATTGAGAAATATAACAATACACACCACGATTTATTTATAGAGCCAGACCAAATTAAGGTTAAAAGATTAAATGATTTCAAACGCTCAGGTTTTGTGATAAAACCAGACACACCCCAGCAATCTCGTATTGTGGGTAATTTATTTGACTTTGAACTGTATGCACCTGTAGATGTGCATAAAATGATTTGGAATGCTGGGGTTAGTGAAAAAAGTAGCAGTGGTTTTGGATGGGTGGAAGTAAGTACCGATTATATGACTTCATCAAAATGA
- the cas5p gene encoding type I-PGING CRISPR-associated protein Cas5p, with the protein MKKEIDISILKEPPKITEKVILEIEPLAPLSMVSDLPGSFYKSLKSPNKKMICGLFENILGWHIDIADRKAIRKELISIRQKGLRDRDEKRAIKTRIENFQSGSTYIPLLYEYFEVGLSVLPEIVSYNDLWSKAYRRSDADVHPRGTMNISYELIPEKRKRPRDEKNPKRIATSELFDIFKNNTGAFPQYYSTPVNREYISCSGVIHVGLDIDMNLLSRLKKALIENNACYLGNSEGWINLKFNEL; encoded by the coding sequence ATGAAAAAAGAAATTGACATTTCAATTTTAAAAGAACCTCCGAAGATTACTGAAAAAGTAATTTTAGAGATTGAACCATTGGCTCCGTTGTCGATGGTGAGTGATTTACCCGGCTCTTTTTACAAATCGTTAAAAAGCCCGAATAAAAAAATGATATGTGGCCTTTTCGAAAATATTCTGGGGTGGCACATTGATATTGCCGACAGAAAAGCTATTCGAAAAGAATTAATCAGTATTCGACAAAAAGGGTTAAGAGACAGAGATGAAAAGCGAGCTATAAAGACTCGTATAGAAAATTTTCAATCTGGCTCAACATACATTCCTTTATTGTATGAGTACTTTGAAGTTGGCTTATCTGTTTTACCAGAAATTGTAAGTTATAATGATCTATGGAGTAAGGCGTACCGTAGGTCAGATGCAGATGTTCACCCAAGAGGAACAATGAATATTAGTTATGAATTGATTCCTGAAAAAAGGAAAAGACCACGTGATGAAAAGAATCCAAAAAGAATAGCGACGTCGGAATTATTTGACATTTTTAAAAACAATACTGGTGCATTTCCGCAATATTATTCTACGCCGGTAAATAGAGAATATATTTCATGTTCAGGAGTGATACACGTAGGACTTGATATTGATATGAATTTATTAAGCCGGCTAAAAAAAGCATTAATTGAAAACAATGCTTGTTACTTAGGAAATTCAGAAGGGTGGATTAATTTAAAATTTAATGAGTTATGA
- the cas3 gene encoding CRISPR-associated helicase Cas3', which produces MNNKGQKILAKPSGISLEEHTSNVMSEAHAILKTKPFVVQKYLDFAGASLEKRLEIAVRFHDEGKKHPKWQDACQKDYFDFKQWQKYNDGTFQDYEKAVNKNAGANIRKAGVRHEWNSVKRLEDQFKIKKEQEEVLSIIEAAIVSHHSKLSHQFQERWQREGMDVFWKKFDRLSNNVSEKEDFVYLLKKYYNYSALRVLLQVADRRASAIEGSNIPCPFSEFSYEFPWEEKRGVQSLVEKHWQDDFLLVRAPTGAGKTDASLLWASLQIKNNRADRLVIAMPTRFTSNALAINVTETLSETGLYHSSAWFNRYDKKVRENSIEKLEAIKQHQFARHLNTSTTVCTIDHLLTALTFSREDHHHIAFNLANSCLVIDEADFYDDFTQANILVLLEVLKEWKVPVLLMSASLPESVLYDYKKNGLNVTDIKEDTSDSSRVRFAIESIEDYETPDDIGYLLDKCIEKGTAIIYANTVDKAMEFYNYFEKRNVIPIVYHSRFTEPDKQKKEELLIECLGKEAWQNGRAKGIAIMTQIGEMSINISAGLMISDLCPIDRLAQRAGRLCRFDKNKIGSLHVIVPQKNGFLYPAPYGEFDRREKRWIPFDALSATLKMIELKDYSPDELVELLNEVYKNEQAFSSKAIANAKLLKEHIFANWLINPMQKIEEDDNTTNFWKSRNITSQSSICVCKPENSYFKSYSDFQSWKLINAIEVPMYLIEKYRKAKILDLKPIQIYDEKSSIWVIREGFYDFEKGVFFPDDDHFL; this is translated from the coding sequence ATGAATAACAAAGGACAAAAAATACTAGCAAAGCCATCAGGCATTTCGTTAGAAGAACATACTTCGAATGTAATGTCTGAGGCTCACGCTATACTTAAAACAAAGCCATTTGTAGTTCAAAAGTATCTTGATTTCGCAGGTGCTTCTCTTGAGAAACGGTTGGAAATAGCAGTACGTTTTCATGATGAAGGGAAGAAGCACCCTAAATGGCAGGATGCCTGCCAAAAAGATTATTTTGATTTTAAACAATGGCAAAAGTATAATGATGGTACTTTTCAAGATTATGAAAAGGCCGTTAATAAAAATGCCGGAGCTAATATTCGAAAAGCAGGAGTACGGCATGAATGGAACTCGGTTAAACGACTCGAAGACCAATTCAAAATAAAAAAAGAACAAGAGGAGGTTCTCTCAATTATTGAAGCAGCTATTGTTTCTCATCATTCCAAATTAAGCCATCAATTTCAAGAACGATGGCAAAGAGAAGGAATGGATGTTTTTTGGAAGAAATTTGATAGGCTGAGTAATAATGTTAGCGAAAAGGAGGACTTTGTTTATCTTCTTAAAAAGTATTACAATTATTCCGCTCTACGGGTACTTTTGCAAGTTGCAGACAGACGTGCAAGTGCAATTGAAGGAAGCAATATTCCTTGTCCATTTAGTGAGTTTTCGTATGAATTTCCGTGGGAGGAAAAACGGGGAGTACAATCATTAGTCGAAAAACATTGGCAAGATGATTTCCTTTTGGTTCGAGCTCCTACGGGTGCAGGAAAAACCGATGCTTCATTATTGTGGGCATCACTACAAATCAAAAACAATAGAGCAGATCGTCTGGTTATTGCAATGCCAACTCGTTTTACTTCAAATGCACTGGCCATTAATGTAACCGAAACTTTATCTGAAACTGGTCTTTACCATTCAAGTGCTTGGTTTAATCGTTATGACAAAAAGGTAAGAGAGAACTCGATTGAAAAACTGGAAGCTATTAAACAACATCAGTTTGCTCGTCACTTGAATACCTCAACTACTGTTTGTACAATCGATCATTTACTTACAGCACTAACATTTAGTAGAGAGGATCATCATCATATTGCATTTAATTTGGCCAATTCCTGTTTGGTCATTGACGAAGCGGATTTTTACGATGATTTTACACAAGCCAACATCCTTGTATTATTAGAAGTGTTGAAGGAATGGAAAGTGCCTGTATTGTTAATGAGTGCATCCTTGCCAGAATCGGTATTGTACGACTATAAAAAAAATGGATTAAATGTTACAGACATCAAGGAGGATACTTCTGACTCTTCAAGAGTGCGGTTTGCAATTGAATCAATAGAAGATTACGAAACTCCTGATGATATTGGTTATTTGCTTGATAAATGTATAGAAAAAGGCACAGCGATTATTTATGCGAATACTGTTGATAAAGCAATGGAATTTTACAATTATTTCGAAAAAAGAAATGTTATTCCAATTGTATATCATAGCCGTTTTACGGAACCCGACAAACAAAAAAAAGAAGAGCTTTTAATTGAGTGTTTGGGAAAAGAAGCATGGCAAAACGGAAGAGCGAAGGGGATTGCAATTATGACACAAATTGGAGAAATGAGTATCAATATTAGTGCAGGCCTCATGATCTCAGATTTATGTCCGATAGATCGACTAGCTCAAAGAGCAGGAAGGCTTTGTCGTTTTGATAAAAATAAAATTGGGAGTCTGCACGTGATAGTTCCTCAGAAGAATGGTTTTCTTTATCCTGCTCCCTATGGGGAATTTGACAGGCGAGAAAAAAGATGGATTCCTTTTGATGCATTATCTGCAACCCTAAAAATGATTGAGCTAAAAGATTATAGTCCAGATGAATTGGTGGAACTGCTTAATGAAGTGTACAAAAATGAGCAAGCGTTTTCATCTAAAGCTATAGCAAATGCCAAGCTTTTAAAAGAACACATTTTCGCCAATTGGTTAATCAATCCAATGCAAAAAATCGAAGAAGATGATAACACTACTAACTTTTGGAAAAGTAGAAACATTACTTCTCAAAGTAGTATTTGTGTTTGTAAACCAGAAAATTCATACTTTAAAAGCTATTCAGATTTTCAATCGTGGAAACTGATAAATGCAATTGAAGTTCCAATGTACCTTATTGAAAAATATAGAAAAGCAAAAATTTTAGATCTTAAGCCTATTCAGATATACGATGAAAAGAGTAGTATTTGGGTAATCAGAGAGGGATTTTATGATTTTGAAAAAGGTGTATTTTTCCCTGATGATGATCACTTTCTATAG